One Curtobacterium sp. MCLR17_032 genomic window carries:
- a CDS encoding glycosyltransferase family 1 protein, producing the protein MTTLRVIVDQVLAPVPGGIGRYAEELTRQLIATAPDGCDVEAVVSASSAAELERLRILLPGLAGLDRLALPRRELSLAWQGGLARGASHGMVHAPSVLAPLVKHDRVQEPGRQTVVTVHDTVPWTNPETLTPRGVHFHKAMVKRAYKYADAVVVPTHAVAAQLNEIHRFDDRLRVIGGAPSGRLRVPVDADLRAERLGLPERYVLAVGTLEPRKGLTALIEAMAHPEAPDDVPLVISGPDGWGDVDVHGTAERAGLDPSRVKVLGRVDDADLAVAYDRATVFVFPSLAEGFGLPVIEAMSFGVPVIHSDDDAVTEVASDAGISVARNPRASYPERLAQAMYQVVNDPHLAGQLAIAGPDRARMFDWRDSALETWQLHADL; encoded by the coding sequence ATGACCACTCTCCGCGTGATCGTCGACCAGGTGCTCGCACCGGTACCCGGCGGCATCGGCCGTTACGCGGAGGAACTCACCCGGCAGCTGATCGCGACCGCCCCGGACGGCTGTGACGTCGAAGCGGTCGTCTCGGCGTCCTCGGCCGCCGAACTCGAACGGCTCCGGATCCTGCTGCCCGGGCTCGCCGGCCTCGACCGACTGGCACTCCCCCGGCGGGAGCTGTCCCTCGCGTGGCAGGGCGGTCTGGCCCGCGGTGCCTCGCACGGCATGGTGCACGCCCCGAGCGTCCTCGCCCCGCTGGTCAAGCACGACCGGGTGCAGGAGCCGGGCCGGCAGACGGTCGTCACGGTGCACGACACCGTGCCGTGGACGAACCCGGAGACCCTGACCCCGCGCGGCGTGCACTTCCACAAGGCGATGGTGAAGCGTGCGTACAAGTACGCCGACGCCGTCGTCGTGCCGACCCACGCCGTCGCCGCGCAGCTCAACGAGATCCACCGGTTCGACGACCGGTTGCGGGTCATCGGCGGCGCCCCGAGCGGACGCCTGCGCGTGCCGGTCGACGCCGACCTCCGCGCCGAGCGGCTCGGACTGCCCGAACGCTACGTCCTGGCCGTCGGCACGCTCGAACCGCGCAAGGGCCTGACCGCCCTCATCGAGGCCATGGCCCACCCCGAGGCGCCGGACGACGTCCCGCTCGTCATCTCCGGGCCGGACGGCTGGGGCGACGTCGACGTGCACGGCACCGCCGAGCGCGCCGGACTCGACCCGTCCCGGGTGAAGGTGCTCGGCCGCGTCGACGACGCCGACCTCGCCGTGGCCTACGACCGTGCCACCGTCTTCGTGTTCCCGAGCCTCGCCGAGGGCTTCGGGCTCCCGGTGATCGAGGCGATGAGCTTCGGCGTGCCCGTCATCCACTCCGACGACGACGCCGTCACCGAGGTCGCCTCCGACGCCGGCATCAGCGTCGCCCGCAACCCGCGTGCGTCCTACCCGGAGCGGCTGGCCCAGGCGATGTACCAGGTCGTCAACGACCCGCACCTCGCCGGGCAGCTCGCGATCGCCGGGCCGGACCGTGCGCGGATGTTCGACTGGCGCGACTCCGCCCTCGAGACCTGGCAGCTGCACGCGGACCTCTGA
- the rfbB gene encoding dTDP-glucose 4,6-dehydratase, whose protein sequence is MKILVTGGAGFIGSNFVRRTLQDAYPGLEGADVVVYDALTYSGNLENLAPVADSPRYTFVQGDITDAAKLDEVVPGIDAIVHFAAESHVDRSVRDSGIFVETNVVGTQRLLDAALRHGTERFVHVSTDEVYGSISEGSWDEERPLEPNSPYSASKAGSDLLARSYHRTHGLNLSITRCSNNYGPYHFPEKVIPLFVTNLIDDRHVPLYGEGNNIRDWLHVDDHTRGIAMVLTKGRAGEIYNIGGGTELTNKELTQLLLDATGKDWSYVDRVQDRLGHDLRYSVDISKIQAELGYEPQVPFEQGLADVVQWYRDNRTWWEPLKERAALS, encoded by the coding sequence GTGAAGATCCTCGTCACCGGAGGGGCCGGCTTCATCGGCTCGAACTTCGTCCGTCGTACGCTGCAGGACGCCTACCCCGGCCTCGAGGGTGCCGACGTCGTCGTCTACGACGCGCTCACCTACTCGGGCAACCTCGAGAACCTCGCACCGGTCGCGGACTCCCCGCGGTACACCTTCGTGCAGGGCGACATCACCGACGCCGCGAAGCTCGACGAGGTCGTCCCGGGCATCGACGCGATCGTGCACTTCGCCGCCGAGTCCCACGTCGACCGTTCGGTCCGCGACTCCGGCATCTTCGTCGAGACGAACGTGGTCGGCACCCAGCGCCTGCTCGACGCCGCGCTCCGCCACGGCACCGAGCGCTTCGTGCACGTCTCCACCGACGAGGTCTACGGCTCGATCAGCGAGGGCTCGTGGGACGAAGAGCGTCCGCTCGAGCCGAACTCGCCGTACTCGGCGTCGAAGGCCGGCAGCGACCTGCTCGCTCGCAGCTACCACCGCACGCACGGGCTGAACCTCTCGATCACGCGCTGCTCGAACAACTACGGGCCGTACCACTTCCCGGAGAAGGTCATCCCGCTCTTCGTCACGAACCTCATCGACGACCGGCACGTGCCGCTCTACGGCGAGGGCAACAACATCCGCGACTGGCTGCACGTCGACGACCACACCCGCGGCATCGCGATGGTCCTCACCAAGGGCCGCGCGGGCGAGATCTACAACATCGGCGGTGGCACCGAGCTCACCAACAAGGAGCTCACCCAGCTGCTCCTCGACGCCACCGGCAAGGACTGGTCGTACGTCGACCGCGTCCAGGACCGCCTCGGCCACGACCTCCGCTACTCGGTCGACATCTCGAAGATCCAGGCCGAGCTCGGCTACGAACCGCAGGTGCCGTTCGAGCAGGGCCTCGCCGACGTCGTCCAGTGGTACCGCGACAACCGCACCTGGTGGGAGCCCCTCAAGGAGCGCGCGGCGCTCAGCTGA
- a CDS encoding lysylphosphatidylglycerol synthase transmembrane domain-containing protein produces MTEPQQPAGRSRTKTIVRVVGLVVALVLCVAFLVPRAGDIVDAFGRQDPLTLVAAFVTGGAATYVTFLSWRALMSGAGHRIPLGAAQRVFFLSQIGKYIPGSVWPIVAQADLGREHRVPAARSVAVGMLTLLISCGAGVSIAAVTIPFVQPDAFSRYWFVVLLVPVVLAALHPAVLRFGLRLASRVTRRDLGTLEISTGAVVRAFGWALLAWVVFGLHIVLVLMPLGHVDLRVTTLTVGAYALAWLVGFLVFFLPAGLGGREAVLTALLTAGVPLGASAAVSVAVTSRVLLTVVDLVFAGAAVLGERRRRRSPAEDATSDLPGSAERHW; encoded by the coding sequence ATGACCGAACCCCAGCAGCCCGCCGGACGCTCCCGGACGAAGACGATCGTCCGGGTCGTCGGCCTGGTCGTCGCCCTCGTGCTGTGCGTGGCCTTCCTCGTCCCGCGCGCCGGGGACATCGTGGACGCGTTCGGTCGGCAGGACCCCCTGACCCTCGTCGCCGCCTTCGTCACCGGCGGTGCAGCGACCTACGTCACGTTCCTGTCCTGGCGGGCGCTGATGTCCGGGGCCGGTCACCGCATCCCCCTCGGCGCCGCCCAGCGCGTGTTCTTCCTGTCGCAGATCGGCAAGTACATCCCCGGGTCCGTCTGGCCGATCGTGGCGCAGGCCGACCTCGGCCGCGAGCACCGGGTGCCGGCGGCGCGCAGCGTCGCGGTGGGGATGCTCACGCTCCTCATCAGCTGTGGCGCGGGTGTCTCGATCGCGGCGGTCACGATCCCGTTCGTCCAACCCGACGCGTTCTCGCGGTACTGGTTCGTGGTGCTGCTCGTGCCCGTGGTCCTCGCCGCGCTGCACCCCGCCGTGCTCCGCTTCGGCCTGCGGCTCGCCTCGAGGGTCACTCGGCGCGACCTCGGCACGCTCGAGATCAGTACCGGCGCGGTCGTCCGGGCGTTCGGCTGGGCGCTGTTGGCATGGGTCGTGTTCGGCCTGCACATCGTGCTGGTGCTCATGCCGCTCGGACACGTCGACCTCCGCGTGACGACCTTGACCGTCGGTGCCTACGCCCTCGCCTGGCTCGTCGGCTTCCTGGTCTTCTTCCTGCCGGCCGGACTCGGCGGCCGTGAAGCGGTCCTCACCGCCCTGCTCACCGCGGGGGTACCGCTCGGCGCTTCCGCCGCGGTCAGCGTCGCCGTGACCTCGCGGGTGCTGCTGACGGTCGTCGACCTCGTGTTCGCCGGTGCCGCGGTCCTCGGAGAACGCCGACGTCGGCGTTCTCCGGCTGAGGACGCCACCAGCGACCTCCCCGGTTCTGCCGAACGCCACTGGTAG
- the rfbD gene encoding dTDP-4-dehydrorhamnose reductase translates to MTRTLITGAAGMLGRDLQLALQGRDVTALGRADLDITDPDAVDAAVAGHDVVINSAAYTKVDDAETHEDEAGAVNATGPKLLAEAAVRHGAKLVTISTDYVFDGNGTAPYAEDAPTDPLNAYGRTKAAGEAFVRQIAPDSSYIVRTAWIYGEHGPNFAATMLRLAATHDTVSVVTDQVGQPTWTGDLAARIVELVDTDAPAGTYHGTNSGQGSWYDFTRAIFSENGLDPERVLPTDSASFVRPAPRPAYSVLGHDAWSRAGLAPMRDWREALHAAVEAGALRR, encoded by the coding sequence ATGACACGCACCCTCATCACCGGCGCCGCCGGCATGCTCGGTCGCGACCTGCAGCTCGCGCTGCAGGGTCGTGACGTGACCGCCCTCGGCCGCGCCGACCTCGACATCACCGACCCGGACGCGGTCGACGCCGCGGTCGCCGGCCACGACGTCGTGATCAACTCCGCGGCGTACACGAAGGTCGACGACGCGGAGACCCACGAGGACGAGGCCGGCGCGGTGAACGCCACCGGCCCGAAGCTCCTGGCCGAGGCGGCGGTCCGCCACGGCGCCAAGCTCGTGACGATCTCGACGGACTACGTGTTCGACGGCAACGGCACCGCGCCCTACGCCGAGGACGCCCCGACCGACCCGCTGAACGCCTACGGGCGGACCAAGGCGGCCGGCGAGGCGTTCGTGCGGCAGATCGCGCCGGACTCGTCGTACATCGTCCGCACCGCGTGGATCTACGGCGAGCACGGGCCGAACTTCGCCGCGACGATGCTGCGGCTCGCCGCCACGCACGACACGGTGTCGGTCGTCACGGACCAGGTCGGACAGCCCACCTGGACCGGGGACCTGGCTGCTCGCATCGTCGAACTGGTCGACACGGACGCCCCGGCCGGCACCTACCACGGCACGAACTCGGGCCAGGGCTCCTGGTACGACTTCACCCGCGCGATCTTCTCGGAGAACGGGCTGGACCCGGAGCGCGTGCTGCCGACCGACAGTGCGTCCTTCGTCCGTCCGGCACCGCGTCCGGCGTACAGCGTGCTCGGGCACGACGCGTGGTCCCGTGCGGGCCTCGCGCCGATGCGCGACTGGCGCGAGGCGCTGCACGCGGCGGTCGAGGCCGGCGCGCTCCGGCGCTGA
- a CDS encoding glycosyltransferase: MRILAFGTYQAADHPRVRVLADGLRARGHRVAEANVPLGLSTRERVAMLGARSGAVQMAVRLVRSWSRLTGKALRARAAGRPDAVLVGYMGHFDVWLARLLFPRTTIVLDHLVFAATTAQDRGVGGTGLKQRLLRAIDAAALRIADVVVLDTDEHRDLVPERLRAKAVVVPVGATAQWYDAAQPVSPVDTTGGPLRVVFYGLFTPLQGAATIGAAIGLLRPEEPVHVTMIGSGQDLDVAQAAARGGARTEWIPWVTSEDLPALVAGHDVGIGILGTTPKAQKVVPNKVYQCAAAGLAVVTSDTAPQRRAFGDAVIGVPPGDAAALADTLRSLAADRSLLAGRRSAAAAAAERFRPAAAVGPLDERLRAVVR; this comes from the coding sequence GTGCGGATCTTGGCCTTCGGAACATACCAGGCAGCGGACCACCCACGGGTGCGCGTGCTCGCCGACGGCCTCCGCGCACGAGGACACCGGGTGGCCGAGGCGAACGTCCCGCTCGGCCTGTCGACGCGGGAGCGCGTGGCGATGCTCGGCGCTCGGTCCGGAGCCGTGCAGATGGCCGTGCGACTCGTGCGCAGTTGGTCACGACTGACCGGGAAGGCCCTGCGCGCGCGGGCCGCCGGACGACCCGATGCGGTACTCGTCGGCTACATGGGGCACTTCGACGTCTGGCTCGCACGGCTGCTGTTCCCGCGGACCACGATCGTGCTCGACCACCTGGTGTTCGCCGCGACGACCGCACAGGACCGCGGTGTCGGCGGCACCGGGCTCAAGCAGCGGCTGCTCCGCGCGATCGACGCGGCAGCCCTGCGGATCGCCGACGTGGTCGTCCTGGACACCGACGAGCACCGGGACCTGGTGCCCGAGCGGCTGCGGGCGAAGGCGGTCGTCGTCCCCGTGGGTGCCACGGCGCAGTGGTACGACGCCGCCCAGCCCGTGTCGCCCGTCGACACGACCGGCGGGCCGCTGCGCGTGGTGTTCTACGGGCTCTTCACCCCGCTGCAGGGCGCGGCGACGATCGGTGCCGCGATCGGCCTGCTCCGACCGGAGGAGCCGGTGCACGTCACCATGATCGGCTCCGGTCAGGACCTCGACGTCGCGCAGGCCGCGGCTCGGGGCGGCGCCAGGACCGAGTGGATCCCGTGGGTCACGTCCGAGGACCTCCCGGCACTCGTCGCCGGCCACGACGTCGGCATCGGCATCCTCGGGACGACGCCGAAGGCGCAGAAGGTCGTGCCGAACAAGGTCTACCAGTGCGCCGCCGCCGGTCTCGCGGTGGTGACGAGCGACACCGCCCCGCAGCGTCGCGCGTTCGGCGATGCCGTCATCGGTGTCCCGCCGGGGGACGCTGCCGCGCTCGCCGACACGCTCCGATCACTCGCCGCGGACCGGTCGCTGCTCGCCGGACGTCGCTCCGCTGCTGCTGCGGCCGCTGAACGGTTCCGTCCGGCGGCCGCCGTCGGACCGCTCGACGAACGGCTGCGCGCGGTCGTCCGCTGA
- a CDS encoding glycosyltransferase family 39 protein has translation MTDPVPPVRRREWVVIAAVTATFGLLLVLWAALVPTFQAPDERAHFDAAVHVAIGDGWPDPGDLRILEAVQQATSTSHADSAPTMGDLLRSTGAAPSDAVDQMTQHPPAYYVVAAGVLHLVHFESLQPHAALLAVRLLGALFVLPLPALAWATVRRVTRSPRAALVGAFAVLAVPELASIGASASNDAPVVLFAATTVWLAVRVMTGDDRVRTALALALSLGVAILWKGTALPLIPFVAVAVLVAPLRRAGVLPRAVRALWVLALAAVVGAWWWVRNLLVFHTLQPSGFSAIRPPKPFPAGTGPDPAAFVDVSWSTIARTFWGSFGGRAQWILSPVVFETATVLGLGAVLVWAFRRAPGLRVAITLAVLPATVFVLQTSNAWGSYEATTFIGATQGRYYFPALLAFIALSAIAWRRAVQTDRGHRRFAVVVSALSAGLAVYGLLFTYGSVAEHSRIRVTPRGLDVLAASSPVPVTVIVVGWVVAVVVLAATVVLAATVRTGDGGGGQTVPLDTGRRGGTTA, from the coding sequence GTGACTGACCCCGTCCCTCCGGTGCGGCGTCGCGAGTGGGTCGTGATCGCCGCCGTGACGGCGACGTTCGGCCTGCTGCTGGTGCTGTGGGCCGCGCTCGTCCCGACCTTCCAGGCGCCCGATGAGCGCGCGCACTTCGACGCGGCCGTGCACGTCGCGATCGGTGACGGTTGGCCCGACCCCGGCGATCTCCGGATCCTCGAGGCCGTCCAACAGGCGACGAGCACGTCACACGCCGACAGCGCTCCGACGATGGGCGACCTGCTGCGGTCGACCGGCGCAGCGCCGTCGGACGCCGTCGACCAGATGACGCAGCACCCGCCGGCGTACTACGTCGTCGCAGCGGGTGTCCTGCACCTGGTGCACTTCGAGTCCCTCCAGCCCCACGCCGCCCTGCTCGCGGTCCGGCTGCTCGGTGCGCTCTTCGTCCTGCCGCTCCCGGCGCTCGCGTGGGCCACGGTCCGTCGGGTGACCCGGTCCCCGCGCGCAGCACTGGTCGGGGCGTTCGCCGTCCTCGCCGTGCCCGAGCTCGCCTCGATCGGCGCCTCGGCGTCCAACGACGCCCCGGTCGTGCTCTTCGCCGCGACCACGGTGTGGTTGGCCGTCCGGGTGATGACCGGCGACGACCGGGTGCGGACGGCACTCGCGCTCGCCCTGTCCCTCGGCGTGGCGATCCTGTGGAAGGGCACCGCGCTGCCACTGATCCCCTTCGTGGCGGTCGCCGTGCTCGTCGCACCGCTGCGCCGTGCCGGGGTCCTGCCACGTGCCGTCCGGGCCCTCTGGGTCCTCGCCCTGGCCGCCGTCGTCGGTGCGTGGTGGTGGGTCCGGAACCTCCTCGTCTTCCACACGCTGCAGCCCAGCGGCTTCTCGGCGATCCGCCCACCGAAGCCGTTCCCCGCCGGCACCGGTCCGGACCCGGCCGCCTTCGTCGACGTGTCCTGGTCGACCATCGCCCGGACGTTCTGGGGGAGCTTCGGCGGCCGCGCGCAGTGGATCCTCTCCCCCGTGGTCTTCGAGACCGCCACCGTCCTGGGACTCGGAGCCGTGCTCGTCTGGGCCTTCCGTCGCGCGCCAGGGCTCCGCGTCGCGATCACACTCGCGGTGCTGCCGGCCACGGTCTTCGTCCTGCAGACCTCGAACGCATGGGGCAGCTACGAAGCGACGACGTTCATCGGTGCGACCCAGGGCCGCTACTACTTCCCGGCGCTGCTCGCCTTCATCGCGCTCAGCGCGATCGCCTGGCGCCGAGCCGTCCAGACCGACCGCGGGCACCGCCGATTCGCGGTCGTGGTCTCGGCGCTGTCGGCAGGGCTGGCGGTGTACGGGCTGCTGTTCACGTACGGGAGCGTCGCCGAGCACTCCCGGATCCGGGTCACCCCACGCGGACTCGACGTGCTGGCCGCGTCGTCCCCGGTGCCGGTGACGGTGATCGTCGTCGGGTGGGTCGTCGCGGTCGTGGTGCTCGCCGCCACGGTGGTGCTCGCCGCCACAGTCCGGACGGGCGATGGCGGTGGCGGCCAGACGGTCCCGCTCGACACAGGCCGCCGTGGAGGGACGACAGCATGA